The Styela clava chromosome 10, kaStyClav1.hap1.2, whole genome shotgun sequence genome window below encodes:
- the LOC120338488 gene encoding solute carrier family 2, facilitated glucose transporter member 12-like, whose amino-acid sequence METEHELLIYEEKHSQTLQRPQVSTRKRKLNGAFRNKYILLSSVLATLGGILFGYDLGIISGALVQLQEYFQLSCFEQEMTIGSVIIGALLASLCAGFVVDYFGRKACIIGSSVLYAIGAIIVATSQSYNILICGRLILGTAIALSSASECIYVSEISPPKFRGTLVSFNELGITVGFLLAYCSNAAFAYNTSSGWRWMFGISLVLALAMTVTVCFLPYSPRYLLMKGRIEEAKQIHSQLQCNDQSSDETLNEWNAMKSFIYTSNNPKCNVCDIFRDTATRYSVFIGLSLMVIQQATGQPNLLFYASTVLVSFGFKANGMASFCSVGLGVAKLISTAICISIVEKYERKAFLIVGSLVMFVSLLIISCCAISFNIGVVDSCMTNHTNQTFNTEIVPGSEIARWVVLFSLIAFVSAYAFSFGPVSWIFLSEIFPTKVRGIAFSISTSLNWVIQLLLSMTFLDFSKVCGGVGWPFFINSLLTLMSVVFIYKIIPKTKGKTLEEIQEDLIAR is encoded by the exons ATGGAGACTGAACATGAGTTGTTGATATACGAAGAAAAACATAGTCAGACATTGCAAAG ACCGCAAGTTTCAACGCGCAAGCGTAAATTGAATGGAGCTTTCAGAAATAAATATATCTTGCTCTCGAGTGTGCTTGCAACACTTGGTGGAATTTTATTTGGATATGATTTGGGAATAATATCAGGGGCACTGGTTCAACTTCAAGAATACTTTCAACTTTCATGTTTTGAGCAAGAAATGACAATTGGATCCGTAATTATTGGAGCATTATTGGCGTCTCTTTGTGCAGGATTTGTTGTGGATTATTTTGGTCGGAAAGCCTGCATTATTGGGTCATCTGTATTATATGCGATTGGTGCGATAATTGTTGCGACTTCGCAAAGTTATAATATTCTTATTTGCGGACGTTTGATTCTTGGGACTGCCATAGCTTTATCAAGTGCTTCTGAATGTATTTATGTTTCTGAAATTTCTCCGCCAAAATTCAGAGGAACTCTTGTGTCGTTTAACGAACTCGGAATCACTGTGGGATTCCTTTTGGCATATTGTTCCAACGCTGCATTTGCATATAATACCTCAAGTGGATGGCGATGGATGTTTGGAATATCTCTAGTTTTAGCTTTGGCCATGACTGTTACTGTGTGTTTTCTACCGTATAGTCCCCGATATCTTCTAATGAAAGGTCGCATAGAGGAAGCTAAACAAATTCATTCCCAACTGCAGTGCAATGATCAATCGTCAGACGAAACCCTAAACGAGTGGAATGCAATGAAATCTTTTATTTACACTTCAAATAATCCAAAATGTAATGTATGTGATATATTTCGTGACACTGCAACTCGATATAGTGTATTTATTGGTCTGAGCCTAATGGTGATTCAGCAGGCAACTGGACAACCTAACTTGCTGTTCTATGCCTCAACTGTTCTAGTGTCATTTGGTTTTAAAGCCAATGGTATGGCTTCGTTTTGCTCTGTGGGTCTTGGTGTAGCAAAATTAATATCAACAGCAATATGTATAAGCAtagttgaaaaatatgaaagaaaAGCATTTTTAATTGTTGGTAGTTTGGTTATGTTTGtgtctttattaattatttcgtGTTGTGCAATAAGCTTCAATATCGGTGTTGTTGATTCTTGTATGACTAATCACACCAATCAAACATTCAATACTGAGATTGTCCCAGGCTCGGAAATAGCACGATGGGTTGTGTTATTCTCTCTTATTGCTTTTGTATCAGCTTATGCATTTAGCTTTGGTCCCGTTTCGTGGATATTTTTGAGTGAAATATTTCCAACCAAAGTTCGTGGGATTGCTTTCTCAATTTCCACAAGTTTAAATTGGGTTATACAATTGTTACTTTCAATGACATTTTTAGATTTCTCAAAAGTATGTGGCGGTGTTGGTTGGCCGTTCTTTATAAATTCATTGCTGACTTTAATGTCAgttgtttttatatataaaataattcccAAAACCAAAGGTAAAACACTTGAAGAAATACAAGAAGACTTAATTGCAAGATAA